From a region of the Mesomycoplasma ovipneumoniae ATCC 29419 genome:
- a CDS encoding FMN-dependent NADH-azoreductase produces the protein MTEVLYIKSHLNQNSTSNNVAKLFIEHYKEQNPNAIISEFDLNDYKVGQISLNSENFSSFWKEVDADFWIEKLKQAKKVIISSPIINWGYSAQIKNFFDAVCLADRTFSYKYSKKGGAIGLLDNIENVQIILSSHSKQEELPSPNPAETIIGTFNFLGAKKINNPLIIEQSYKYKENGFDETLVEQIKETAKSF, from the coding sequence ATGACAGAGGTTTTATACATAAAGTCACATTTAAACCAAAATTCAACTTCTAACAATGTCGCAAAACTTTTTATTGAACATTACAAAGAGCAAAATCCTAATGCAATTATTAGTGAATTTGATCTTAATGATTATAAAGTCGGACAAATTTCCCTAAATTCAGAAAATTTTTCAAGTTTTTGAAAAGAAGTTGATGCTGATTTTTGAATTGAAAAGCTAAAACAAGCCAAAAAAGTAATTATTTCATCACCGATAATAAATTGAGGCTATTCAGCTCAGATTAAAAATTTTTTTGATGCAGTTTGTCTTGCTGATCGTACATTTTCTTATAAATATTCAAAAAAAGGTGGAGCAATTGGTCTTCTTGATAATATTGAAAATGTCCAAATTATATTAAGCTCACATTCAAAACAAGAAGAACTGCCAAGTCCAAATCCAGCTGAGACAATCATTGGTACTTTTAATTTTCTTGGTGCTAAAAAAATTAATAATCCGCTTATTATTGAACAGTCTTATAAATATAAAGAAAATGGCTTTGATGAGACTCTTGTAGAACAAATCAAAGAGACAGCCAAAAGTTTTTAA
- a CDS encoding putative immunoglobulin-blocking virulence protein, whose protein sequence is MVLYLSKRKKIIALSLLGISVATAAYIPNVFSGSIFDPLEVSYSTSSPSIVLKNTPNDVNFSPVANTNFINPPKKQDLPEAPIPSPGPKIVVPKPVETVEPPTVKKIDNPVPQTTPKAKPRPISPIVTPIRTIARPTPRPVQRVRTIQTVTPPRVQAQPATPTFTPPAPTPSASYQQVDTTGKYGQALQNLRFRASTNVTTANSNISRITAEIKELERQQNQKHESVYWSGSKEVGTEEYNLRLKVWDESYNYQINQKKYELERQQYDLKYHSERKARFEQGRLTKEEIGLLEKGYTPDRDTDGWEPRNNIVKKAIKADNARGIAPYDSPWPNQDSTVLSSLSRPGWSGGLNDPSSHVKDGNFNSALSSAGIPGGSNSIRLIQYKKNPGNTAGNNGLTQFKSLYLDSSDPTALAKFDSILQNLAKSQSDLKEVVLQNVKGDYTSTIEQIISKLPNSITSLRLFVEDNKGLEALSKLENHKLSELSLYSNAQKETGTWAINPNGLKNVDFIKWDFVDKASINLYNPSAKLPGSIRFDTLSWTKELGSTEKINEGLKIAFGSKINQRVFQGVFGGRGGYPPNLDFSKTDIKTFKDINFDEANQEFNRQISTWETDTGIKEQANFYLKFRDISFGIDSNSDSTSGSNTYTVELDKFDGQFQKRLNFGPDEFSNIYIKDKDGKQVQGATLVLKGSFSANAKADLEHFLKAANRVNSFSKIQADSSLASQLGSSLEGLPIETKAS, encoded by the coding sequence ATGGTATTGTATTTATCAAAAAGAAAAAAAATAATTGCCCTTTCATTGCTAGGGATTTCGGTTGCTACTGCGGCTTATATTCCGAATGTTTTTTCGGGTAGTATTTTTGATCCTTTAGAAGTTTCCTATTCAACTTCTAGCCCTTCAATAGTTTTGAAAAACACCCCAAATGATGTTAATTTTTCTCCTGTGGCAAATACAAATTTTATTAATCCGCCTAAAAAACAAGATCTTCCCGAAGCACCAATTCCAAGTCCAGGCCCAAAAATAGTTGTCCCAAAACCAGTTGAAACCGTCGAGCCCCCAACAGTTAAAAAAATCGACAACCCAGTTCCTCAGACAACACCAAAAGCAAAACCAAGACCAATCTCACCAATCGTTACCCCAATTCGAACTATCGCCCGTCCAACTCCTCGTCCGGTCCAAAGAGTAAGAACAATTCAAACAGTTACTCCTCCAAGAGTCCAAGCCCAGCCGGCAACCCCTACTTTCACCCCGCCTGCTCCTACTCCTTCAGCTTCTTATCAACAAGTTGATACAACTGGAAAATATGGTCAAGCTCTCCAAAACCTTAGATTTCGAGCTTCAACTAATGTAACTACTGCTAATTCAAATATTTCAAGAATAACTGCTGAAATTAAAGAATTAGAAAGACAGCAAAATCAAAAACATGAGTCAGTTTACTGATCAGGGTCAAAAGAGGTAGGCACAGAAGAATACAACCTCCGTCTTAAAGTTTGGGATGAAAGTTATAATTACCAAATTAACCAAAAAAAATATGAACTTGAACGCCAACAATACGATTTAAAGTATCACTCTGAACGTAAGGCTCGTTTTGAACAAGGACGGCTAACTAAAGAAGAAATTGGTCTGCTTGAAAAAGGTTATACCCCCGATAGAGACACCGACGGATGAGAACCTAGAAATAACATTGTTAAAAAAGCAATTAAAGCTGATAATGCAAGAGGAATTGCACCTTATGATAGCCCATGACCAAATCAAGACTCAACAGTTTTAAGCAGCCTATCTCGCCCAGGTTGATCTGGTGGACTAAATGATCCTAGTTCTCATGTAAAAGATGGCAATTTTAACTCTGCTCTCTCAAGTGCCGGTATTCCTGGAGGTTCTAACTCAATTAGACTTATCCAATACAAGAAAAATCCCGGTAATACCGCTGGAAATAACGGTCTAACCCAATTCAAATCACTCTATCTAGACTCATCAGATCCAACTGCTTTAGCAAAATTTGATAGCATCCTTCAAAATCTAGCCAAATCCCAAAGCGACCTAAAAGAAGTTGTCCTTCAAAATGTCAAAGGCGACTACACTTCAACAATTGAACAAATTATCTCAAAACTTCCTAATTCAATTACTTCTTTGCGTCTTTTTGTTGAAGACAACAAAGGACTTGAGGCCCTTTCAAAATTAGAAAATCATAAACTTAGTGAACTCTCACTTTATTCAAATGCGCAAAAAGAAACTGGAACTTGAGCTATTAATCCTAATGGACTTAAAAATGTTGACTTTATTAAATGAGACTTTGTTGATAAGGCAAGTATAAATCTTTATAATCCTAGCGCAAAACTGCCTGGTTCAATTCGTTTTGACACCTTAAGTTGAACTAAAGAGCTAGGAAGTACTGAAAAAATCAATGAAGGACTAAAAATTGCCTTTGGATCAAAAATTAATCAACGAGTATTCCAAGGAGTTTTTGGTGGCCGTGGGGGCTATCCACCTAACCTTGATTTTTCTAAAACCGATATAAAAACCTTTAAAGATATTAACTTTGACGAGGCTAACCAAGAATTTAACCGTCAGATTTCAACATGAGAAACTGACACTGGTATCAAAGAACAAGCTAACTTTTACTTAAAGTTCCGTGATATTTCCTTTGGAATTGATTCTAATAGCGATTCTACTTCAGGATCAAACACCTACACCGTTGAGCTCGATAAATTTGATGGCCAATTCCAAAAAAGACTTAATTTTGGACCTGATGAGTTTTCAAACATTTATATTAAAGACAAGGATGGAAAACAAGTTCAGGGCGCAACTTTAGTTCTTAAAGGAAGTTTTTCTGCAAATGCCAAAGCTGATTTAGAACATTTCCTAAAAGCGGCAAACCGGGTAAATTCTTTCAGTAAAATTCAAGCTGATTCTTCATTAGCTTCCCAACTAGGTAGTTCACTTGAAGGATTGCCGATTGAAACTAAAGCGTCCTAA
- a CDS encoding RluA family pseudouridine synthase: MHKNQIINLIYDSEPIRIDILVAKLTNSSRAIAQNLISNKKVLINNVLTSKKNLLVKSGQSIMIINDYTSPEPSLKAAKIDFEIIFEDEDILLINKPKNLVVHPGVGNWDGTLVNGVINFLKNNLSDLDKVRPGIIHRLDKDTSGLILVAKNAKSHSYFADQLAKREIQRFYKAIVVGKIPHKFIKINLPIARDSKNPLKKTVSYFNSKQAITNVELIKHFVYKNQNFSLIKCQLETGRTHQIRLHLAHIGFPVYGDPIYGTKVDNLGQRLHAYKLIFKHIDGKELEFSTDLPKEFMIAFNEKI; encoded by the coding sequence ATGCACAAAAATCAAATAATTAATCTTATTTATGATTCAGAACCGATAAGAATTGATATTTTAGTTGCTAAATTAACTAATTCTTCACGGGCTATTGCTCAAAATTTAATTTCAAATAAAAAAGTTTTAATTAATAATGTTCTAACTTCTAAAAAAAATTTACTTGTAAAATCTGGTCAAAGTATTATGATCATAAATGATTATACAAGTCCAGAACCATCATTAAAAGCTGCTAAAATTGATTTTGAAATTATTTTTGAAGATGAAGATATTCTTTTAATCAATAAACCAAAAAATTTAGTTGTTCATCCTGGTGTTGGCAATTGAGACGGAACACTAGTAAATGGGGTTATTAATTTTTTAAAAAATAATCTCAGTGATCTTGATAAAGTTCGACCAGGAATTATCCATCGACTTGATAAGGATACAAGTGGTCTTATTTTAGTAGCTAAAAATGCAAAATCACATTCATATTTTGCCGATCAATTGGCAAAAAGAGAAATTCAAAGATTTTATAAAGCAATAGTAGTTGGAAAAATACCTCATAAATTTATTAAAATAAATTTGCCAATTGCTCGTGATTCTAAAAATCCCTTAAAAAAGACAGTTAGTTATTTTAATTCCAAACAAGCAATAACTAATGTTGAATTAATTAAACATTTTGTTTACAAAAACCAAAATTTTAGCCTAATAAAATGCCAACTTGAGACTGGTAGAACTCACCAAATTCGCTTACATCTTGCTCATATAGGTTTTCCAGTTTATGGTGATCCAATTTATGGGACCAAAGTTGATAATTTAGGTCAAAGATTGCATGCTTACAAATTAATTTTTAAACATATTGACGGAAAAGAACTTGAATTTAGCACTGATCTACCAAAGGAATTTATGATCGCCTTTAATGAAAAAATCTAA
- a CDS encoding Dps family protein, which produces MITKLNKLQANLTVLYTNLKNFHWNLQDVDFLVIHKYTDKLAKKTIEFVDEVAEKIRSLGQVAISSFDEISQNSDLEIFNSKIWTSEVALEKIGKQIKLILEVCKNIQQDESNFEIQHLIFPLIDELVLYYHKELWIIHAQKSNN; this is translated from the coding sequence ATGATTACAAAATTAAATAAATTACAAGCAAATCTAACTGTTTTGTATACTAATTTGAAAAATTTTCATTGAAACCTACAAGATGTAGATTTTTTAGTTATTCATAAATATACAGACAAATTAGCAAAAAAAACAATTGAATTTGTTGACGAAGTCGCTGAAAAAATCCGTTCACTAGGACAAGTTGCAATTTCAAGTTTTGATGAAATTAGTCAAAATTCAGATTTAGAAATATTTAATTCAAAAATTTGAACTTCTGAAGTAGCACTTGAAAAAATTGGCAAACAAATCAAGCTAATTCTTGAAGTTTGCAAAAATATCCAACAAGACGAGTCAAATTTTGAAATTCAACATTTAATTTTCCCATTAATTGATGAACTTGTTCTTTACTATCATAAAGAACTTTGAATAATTCATGCACAAAAATCAAATAATTAA
- a CDS encoding putative immunoglobulin-blocking virulence protein — protein MQIFYVSKRKKYLIGAVASTIAVSFSFALNEVVNNFNWESPLVAYSPEAPSIILKNIPNDTAFNSPVTNSKFIPVQKPEPKKIESDTPVVQPQKVEKIPPKVEIPKQVKKIAIATPKPQPAPKITRRTISRVESTVPIPAPSVSRTASSPVRSTATTTQRVQTSPRQSQSVNVSPGAVEQAKANWRLGLAASTRRTEANIAARVAEIAELERQLKHEFNRYYPNGTEEQKKVFEESLRYQIWVANNYKTREDNYLKFLKQQEKEGPKFTDVEYKLIERGMTVDTNDHHGWVFVNPDDNPITGKNGLYRQRNQNRLLSNEGWVQRNPHGIANQNYDGWDKADISSNSEWKTEIDKVAGSGSGSIKVYQYTQNAQNKHKAVKSQIIAVSIDANDKNAFEKFQEFLKSNVGNKIDAVVLKNVGTKNKDQNIDKILAALPNNVQKLTLFLDDQKAINGLSALRGKKLKELELYSNEKAIADNWAINPNAVADVDFISFDYNNAADFHKNTPDEQIPGSILFDTLRWDKGDDATKITEGLKLAFGSKIYQRPFQGRHGGKGGYPPKLDFSETNIKTIKNLKFDEIDQIFNDNIKNWKEDKYASQDYEGFKKLRFTDIYFAADSNSASSTNSGPTFSANVSDFEGSKYTDKLSGISERYGNPSGRIYFRDQTGQNQQNVTFNISGNPNEDAKEQLKAFVESVNNAYPFSKIVVDSEQIKQDLIKFYQEKTKDPRQKEASKGKFALREISVKSSSS, from the coding sequence ATGCAAATTTTTTATGTCTCAAAGCGCAAAAAATATCTAATAGGAGCAGTAGCAAGCACTATTGCCGTTAGCTTTTCCTTTGCATTAAATGAAGTAGTAAATAATTTTAACTGAGAATCTCCTTTGGTTGCTTATTCGCCAGAAGCGCCATCAATAATTCTTAAAAATATCCCAAATGACACCGCTTTTAATTCGCCAGTTACAAATTCTAAATTTATACCAGTCCAAAAACCAGAACCTAAAAAAATTGAATCAGATACCCCAGTAGTCCAGCCGCAAAAAGTTGAAAAAATCCCACCAAAAGTTGAAATTCCAAAACAAGTTAAAAAAATTGCTATTGCCACTCCTAAGCCTCAACCTGCTCCAAAAATAACAAGAAGAACAATTAGTCGAGTCGAGTCAACCGTCCCAATTCCAGCTCCAAGTGTTTCAAGAACCGCTAGCTCGCCAGTTCGTAGCACTGCAACCACTACCCAAAGAGTCCAAACTTCGCCAAGACAATCCCAATCAGTTAACGTTTCACCCGGAGCAGTTGAGCAAGCAAAAGCTAACTGGCGTTTAGGTCTTGCTGCTTCAACACGAAGAACTGAGGCAAATATTGCCGCACGGGTAGCTGAAATTGCCGAACTAGAGCGTCAGTTAAAACATGAATTTAACCGTTATTACCCTAATGGTACCGAAGAGCAAAAAAAAGTATTTGAAGAAAGTCTAAGATACCAAATTTGAGTAGCAAATAATTATAAAACTAGAGAAGATAATTACTTAAAATTTTTAAAACAACAAGAAAAAGAAGGACCAAAATTTACTGATGTTGAATACAAATTAATTGAGCGTGGAATGACTGTTGATACTAATGACCATCACGGCTGAGTTTTTGTAAATCCTGATGACAATCCAATCACAGGAAAAAATGGACTTTATCGTCAACGAAACCAAAATCGTCTTTTAAGTAATGAAGGTTGAGTTCAACGTAACCCACACGGAATTGCTAATCAAAACTATGATGGATGAGATAAAGCCGATATTTCTTCTAATAGTGAGTGAAAAACCGAAATTGACAAAGTTGCTGGTTCAGGTTCTGGATCAATAAAAGTTTACCAATACACTCAAAACGCCCAAAATAAACATAAAGCTGTAAAATCCCAAATTATTGCCGTTTCAATTGATGCAAATGACAAAAATGCTTTTGAAAAATTCCAAGAATTTTTAAAATCAAATGTTGGTAATAAAATTGATGCTGTTGTTCTTAAAAATGTTGGCACAAAAAATAAAGACCAAAATATTGACAAAATTTTAGCTGCCTTACCAAATAATGTCCAAAAACTAACTTTATTTTTAGATGACCAAAAAGCAATAAATGGCCTTTCAGCACTTCGAGGCAAAAAACTTAAAGAATTAGAACTCTATTCTAATGAAAAAGCAATCGCTGATAACTGAGCAATTAATCCAAATGCCGTTGCCGATGTTGATTTTATTAGTTTTGATTATAATAATGCCGCCGATTTTCATAAAAACACACCTGATGAGCAAATTCCTGGATCAATTTTATTTGACACACTCCGTTGAGATAAAGGAGATGATGCAACTAAAATCACCGAAGGTTTAAAATTAGCTTTTGGATCAAAAATTTACCAACGTCCATTTCAAGGTCGCCATGGTGGTAAAGGTGGTTATCCGCCAAAACTAGATTTTTCTGAAACAAATATTAAAACAATTAAAAACCTTAAATTCGACGAGATTGACCAAATTTTTAATGATAACATTAAAAATTGAAAAGAAGATAAATATGCATCTCAAGACTATGAAGGCTTTAAAAAGCTAAGATTTACCGATATTTATTTTGCCGCCGATAGTAATTCTGCATCTAGCACTAATTCAGGTCCAACTTTTTCAGCCAATGTTTCAGACTTTGAAGGCTCAAAATACACTGACAAATTAAGTGGAATTTCTGAGCGTTATGGCAATCCTTCTGGGCGAATTTATTTTCGTGATCAAACTGGTCAAAATCAGCAAAATGTTACATTTAATATAAGCGGAAATCCAAACGAAGATGCAAAAGAACAACTCAAAGCCTTTGTTGAATCAGTAAATAATGCCTATCCTTTTAGTAAAATTGTTGTTGATTCAGAACAAATTAAACAAGATTTAATTAAGTTCTATCAAGAAAAAACTAAAGACCCAAGACAAAAAGAAGCATCAAAAGGTAAATTTGCCTTGCGTGAAATAAGCGTTAAATCCTCTTCATCTTAA
- a CDS encoding ABC transporter ATP-binding protein has protein sequence MSLSFFSKAKKVERQTQALKIIKETESENLSAKQLKLIRWANDTPRVKVGKIQDANLPGSIIDFKNVSKYYLFGSVVTKVFADISFSIAEGDFAILNGKSGSGKSTILNLMSGLDRATEGDIIVDSVNLAYLKNSELTKFRRQKVSFIFQSYNLLGNINGYDNVQVGAYLQGDKTKLLDIQDLFTEFELDDIKFKFPSQMSGGQQQRISILRALVKNAKIIFADEPTGALDENNTNIVLRILKYINKKYKTTIVMVSHDPQMEPLADLIIKINNGKLTTKRQKSLSFEEFLQAKQKTA, from the coding sequence ATGTCATTAAGTTTTTTTTCAAAGGCAAAAAAAGTTGAAAGACAAACACAAGCCTTAAAAATAATTAAAGAAACTGAGTCAGAAAATTTATCAGCAAAACAATTAAAATTAATTCGCTGAGCAAACGATACTCCACGAGTTAAAGTTGGTAAAATTCAAGACGCTAACTTACCTGGTTCGATAATAGATTTTAAAAACGTATCAAAATATTATCTTTTTGGTTCTGTTGTTACAAAAGTTTTTGCAGATATTAGTTTTAGTATTGCCGAGGGTGATTTTGCTATTTTAAATGGTAAATCCGGATCAGGAAAGTCAACAATATTGAATCTAATGTCAGGGCTTGATAGGGCAACTGAAGGTGATATAATTGTTGACTCGGTTAATTTAGCCTACCTTAAAAATTCAGAGCTTACAAAATTCCGTCGTCAAAAAGTTTCATTTATTTTCCAATCATATAATCTTCTTGGAAATATAAATGGGTATGATAATGTTCAAGTTGGCGCTTATCTTCAAGGTGATAAAACAAAACTTTTGGATATCCAGGATTTATTTACTGAATTTGAACTAGATGATATAAAATTTAAATTCCCCTCACAAATGTCCGGTGGTCAACAACAGCGAATTTCAATACTAAGAGCTCTTGTTAAAAACGCAAAAATAATTTTCGCTGATGAGCCAACCGGTGCTCTTGATGAAAATAATACAAATATAGTTTTAAGAATTCTTAAATACATTAATAAAAAATATAAAACAACAATTGTCATGGTTTCACATGATCCCCAAATGGAACCTCTTGCCGATTTGATTATCAAAATAAATAACGGAAAACTGACAACAAAACGTCAAAAATCACTCTCTTTTGAAGAATTTCTGCAAGCAAAACAAAAAACTGCTTAA
- a CDS encoding FMN-dependent NADH-azoreductase, with protein sequence MNILVLKSSVNEKKGSYSSTLSDLFVKFYREFNPEDQIEVLDLNKFAIANINLTEKNFEDGSFYQNAQAEFWIDKLKKVDKVVFSTSMTNFNYSATTKNFFDAITIPNQTFSLNKETGEYHGLLTNIKNVQILTAQGAPIGWYPFGNHTALIKQIFEFLGAKIVSSAFVLAGTKVAPANQLSISDFVEQHQTEIKKLAQNF encoded by the coding sequence ATGAATATTCTAGTTTTAAAGTCATCAGTTAATGAGAAAAAAGGATCATATTCTTCAACTCTTTCAGATCTTTTTGTTAAATTTTATCGCGAATTTAATCCTGAAGATCAAATTGAAGTTCTTGATCTAAATAAATTTGCGATTGCTAACATTAATTTAACAGAAAAAAATTTTGAAGATGGTAGTTTTTACCAAAATGCACAAGCAGAGTTTTGAATTGATAAATTAAAAAAAGTAGATAAAGTTGTTTTTTCAACTTCAATGACAAATTTTAATTATTCAGCCACAACCAAAAACTTTTTTGATGCAATTACAATCCCAAATCAAACCTTTAGTCTTAACAAAGAAACTGGCGAGTATCACGGATTATTAACTAACATAAAAAATGTACAAATTCTTACAGCCCAAGGAGCCCCAATTGGTTGATATCCATTTGGAAATCATACTGCCTTAATTAAACAAATTTTTGAATTTTTAGGTGCTAAAATTGTCTCAAGCGCTTTTGTTCTTGCGGGAACAAAAGTAGCCCCAGCAAATCAGTTATCAATTAGCGATTTTGTTGAGCAACATCAGACTGAAATTAAAAAATTAGCACAAAATTTTTAA
- the metK gene encoding methionine adenosyltransferase, which yields MKISKISVAESVGKGHPDKICDQIADSILDKLLDQDQNSRVAIEVMASNRLIIIGGEISTTGYVDFIKTAWEILFEIGYTENDFTIISNVNNQSKEISSLVNRSQNSLGAGDQSIVYGFATNETKNFMPLAQSLAHSLVQKAEFYRKNGQFLEALADMKSQVEVVYDQNSRPKITKMLMSIQHLKNYDIARFRDFVLNKIMIPTAKEYGLNSDFKTFINQAGEFTIGGPIGDSGLTGRKIIIDSYGDAAHHGGGAFSGKDYTKVDRSGAYIARYIAKNLVAANLADEIEIQLSYQIGSEFPDLVNITYVKNPKFSTDQISQIIRDVFDLRLANLVSQLGLWKPIYQNLAVYGHFGRDDLDLSFEKTDYVEKIHQYLSKQDWKN from the coding sequence ATGAAAATATCGAAAATTTCAGTCGCCGAATCTGTTGGAAAAGGTCATCCTGATAAAATTTGTGACCAAATTGCCGACTCAATTCTTGATAAACTTTTAGATCAAGATCAAAACTCAAGGGTGGCAATTGAAGTGATGGCTTCAAATCGACTTATTATTATCGGCGGTGAAATTTCAACAACTGGCTATGTTGATTTTATCAAAACTGCTTGGGAAATTCTGTTTGAAATTGGCTATACCGAAAATGATTTTACAATAATTTCGAATGTAAATAACCAGTCAAAAGAAATTTCTAGCCTTGTAAACCGTTCTCAAAATAGTCTTGGCGCAGGTGATCAGTCGATTGTTTATGGTTTTGCGACTAATGAGACTAAAAATTTTATGCCTCTTGCCCAAAGTCTTGCCCACTCTTTGGTTCAAAAAGCTGAATTTTACCGTAAAAATGGCCAGTTTTTAGAAGCCCTCGCTGACATGAAATCGCAAGTCGAAGTTGTCTATGATCAAAACAGTCGCCCAAAAATAACTAAAATGTTAATGTCAATTCAGCACTTAAAAAATTATGACATAGCTCGCTTTCGCGACTTTGTGTTAAACAAAATTATGATTCCAACCGCCAAAGAATATGGTCTAAATTCTGATTTTAAAACTTTCATTAATCAAGCTGGAGAATTTACAATCGGCGGGCCAATTGGTGATAGTGGTCTGACTGGGCGAAAAATAATTATTGACTCCTACGGCGATGCAGCTCACCATGGTGGTGGAGCTTTTAGTGGAAAAGACTATACAAAAGTTGATCGAAGTGGAGCTTATATTGCCCGTTATATTGCAAAAAATCTAGTTGCCGCTAATTTAGCAGATGAAATTGAAATTCAACTCTCATACCAAATTGGCTCTGAATTTCCTGATTTAGTTAATATTACTTATGTTAAAAACCCTAAATTTAGCACTGATCAAATTAGTCAAATTATTAGAGATGTTTTTGATCTTCGACTTGCTAATTTAGTTAGTCAACTTGGACTGTGAAAGCCAATTTACCAAAATCTTGCAGTTTATGGACATTTTGGCCGCGATGATCTTGATCTTAGCTTTGAAAAGACTGATTATGTCGAAAAAATTCACCAATATTTATCAAAGCAAGACTGAAAAAATTAG
- the rpmE gene encoding 50S ribosomal protein L31 has translation MKKNIHPVQHDLALTCSTCNSEFTIKTVVDKFTIDICSGCHPQFTGDRSLSRTTGRIERFRRMAAKAQKNPVKK, from the coding sequence ATGAAAAAAAATATCCATCCTGTTCAACACGATTTAGCTCTAACTTGTTCAACTTGTAATTCAGAATTTACTATCAAAACAGTAGTTGATAAATTTACAATTGATATTTGTTCTGGTTGCCATCCTCAGTTTACTGGTGATAGATCGCTTAGTCGAACTACCGGAAGAATTGAAAGATTTCGTCGTATGGCAGCAAAAGCGCAAAAAAATCCTGTAAAAAAATAG